TTAAGGTATGATGCTTTTTGTAAGGCTTTAATTGAATCCTCTGACCTGAACTCACAATTATCATTAACTACATATTCTAAATTTATATGTGGTGATTCACTagaacatttattttttaggaaatctaattcattattatccttaaatttttctaaaaattttcttatttcttCACAATAAACGTGTGTAGTATTATTCTGATTCATATACttgtataaattaaaaatatacttagTATAATTGCAATATTccttattatttttcgatTCATTTTCATgtaacactttttttatactatCATAGTATTCCAAGAAATCGTACacaagttttttatttttcaatatttccATA
Above is a window of Plasmodium cynomolgi strain B DNA, scaffold: 1400, whole genome shotgun sequence DNA encoding:
- a CDS encoding hypothetical protein (putative), whose protein sequence is MGYIINNWSTILKENHFDHNTSCIHIIYWLYGKIIGIEPDVTELQVIYNIFENFLKENCYKGENNKEIFMKYIKSYDMEILKNKKLVYDFLEYYDSIKKVLHENESKNNKEYCNYTKYIFNLYKYMNQNNTTHVYCEEIRKFLEKFKDNNELDFLKNKCSSESPHINLEYVVNDNCEF